The proteins below are encoded in one region of Polynucleobacter sp. AP-Elch-400A-B2:
- the prfA gene encoding peptide chain release factor 1 produces the protein MKPSMRAKLDHLDTRLAELNSLLTTEESTKDMDNYRKLTREHSDIATVVEQFGLYKQAEADAQAAEEMRKDPEMKDFADDEQKQAQAAMEELEAILQKLLLPKDVNDERNVFLEIRAGTGGDESALFASDLLRMYTRFAERQGWKVEVVNAAESDLGGYKEVVLRLVGQSVYSRLKFESGGHRVQRVPQTETQGRIHTSACTVAVMPEADELEAVKINPAELRIDTFRASGAGGQHINKTDSAVRITHLPTGTVVECQDDRSQHRNREQAMKVLVSRIMDAREREKHQLEAQTRKSLVGTGDRSDRIRTYNFPQGRITDHRINLTLYKIDAMMDGDIDDLCNALASEHQAELLAALGDS, from the coding sequence ATGAAGCCCAGCATGCGGGCTAAGCTAGACCACCTAGACACGCGCTTAGCCGAACTCAATTCCTTACTGACTACTGAAGAGTCCACTAAAGATATGGACAACTATCGAAAGCTCACGCGTGAGCATTCTGATATCGCAACCGTGGTGGAGCAATTCGGCTTATATAAGCAAGCTGAGGCAGATGCTCAAGCCGCAGAAGAGATGCGCAAAGATCCTGAGATGAAGGACTTTGCCGATGATGAACAAAAACAAGCTCAAGCAGCTATGGAAGAGCTTGAAGCCATCCTACAAAAACTATTGCTGCCAAAAGACGTTAACGACGAGCGCAATGTCTTCTTAGAAATTCGAGCAGGTACTGGCGGTGACGAGAGTGCGCTCTTTGCTAGCGACCTACTCCGAATGTATACGCGCTTTGCAGAACGTCAGGGTTGGAAAGTAGAAGTGGTGAATGCGGCTGAATCCGATCTGGGTGGCTACAAAGAAGTGGTTTTGCGTCTTGTTGGGCAATCGGTCTACTCGCGTCTCAAATTTGAGTCTGGTGGCCATCGCGTGCAACGTGTTCCCCAAACAGAAACGCAGGGACGTATTCATACTTCGGCTTGTACGGTAGCGGTGATGCCCGAGGCTGATGAATTAGAAGCGGTCAAAATTAATCCAGCTGAATTACGCATTGATACTTTTAGAGCTTCAGGTGCTGGTGGTCAGCATATTAATAAAACAGACTCTGCGGTACGTATTACCCATTTACCAACTGGCACTGTAGTTGAGTGCCAAGATGATCGTAGTCAGCACCGCAATCGTGAGCAAGCGATGAAGGTTCTTGTCTCTCGCATCATGGATGCGCGTGAACGAGAAAAACATCAGCTAGAAGCTCAGACCAGAAAGTCTTTAGTTGGCACTGGTGATCGTAGCGATCGCATTCGGACTTATAACTTTCCGCAAGGTCGTATTACCGATCACCGCATCAATCTCACGCTTTATAAGATCGATGCCATGATGGATGGTGATATAGACGATCTATGCAATGCCCTTGCGTCTGAGCATCAGGCAGAGCTTCTTGCAGCACTTGGCGATAGTTAA
- the hemA gene encoding glutamyl-tRNA reductase, translating to MKLLTLGINHHTAPVAIREKVAFDPEFLQEALHDLRQHLVGANQAGLPEATILSTCNRTELYCAANDADAASLLHEATFDWLAKTQKLAPSSLEPHIYSLPQSDAVRHAFRVACGLDSMVIGETQILGQMKDAVRTANDAGVLGTYLNQLFQKTFAVAKEVRGSTEIGAHSISMAAASVRLAERIFESIADQRVLFIGAGDMITLCATHFVARKPKAVAIANRSIERGQELADSISLQDVEAESFKLSELPSRLHEFDIIISSTASSLPIIGLGMVESALKQRRRKPIVMIDLAVPRDIEPEISRLSDIYLYTVDDLGVMIQTGASLRQAAVSQAEVIIEDRVGNFMHWMQGRKTIPLIQDIQQQGEHLRQLELDRAMKRLMRGEDPQEVLNAMAQGLTNKFLHGSLHALQHSNGAERDALIKLLPKLFASHSKPEDH from the coding sequence ATGAAGTTGTTGACACTCGGCATCAATCATCACACAGCGCCGGTCGCCATTCGGGAAAAGGTCGCCTTTGACCCTGAATTTCTTCAAGAAGCGTTGCACGATCTTCGCCAACATCTCGTTGGTGCGAATCAGGCCGGCCTGCCTGAAGCCACCATTCTGTCTACCTGCAATCGAACTGAACTCTACTGCGCCGCTAACGATGCAGATGCAGCGAGCCTTTTGCACGAAGCCACTTTTGATTGGTTAGCTAAAACCCAAAAACTGGCTCCAAGCAGTTTAGAGCCACACATTTACTCACTACCGCAGTCTGATGCGGTACGCCATGCTTTTAGAGTGGCTTGCGGATTAGATTCTATGGTGATCGGCGAAACCCAAATCTTGGGTCAGATGAAAGATGCGGTGCGCACTGCAAATGATGCAGGCGTCCTTGGCACTTATCTAAATCAACTCTTTCAGAAAACCTTTGCTGTTGCAAAGGAAGTTCGCGGCTCGACAGAAATTGGTGCTCACTCAATCTCGATGGCAGCCGCATCAGTTCGATTAGCTGAACGCATTTTTGAAAGTATTGCTGATCAACGCGTTCTATTTATCGGCGCTGGCGACATGATCACTTTATGCGCCACCCATTTCGTAGCACGCAAGCCTAAGGCAGTAGCTATTGCCAATCGCAGCATTGAACGCGGACAAGAATTAGCAGACTCGATTTCTCTTCAAGATGTTGAAGCAGAATCATTCAAGCTCTCAGAGCTGCCAAGTCGATTACATGAATTTGACATCATCATTTCAAGTACAGCATCATCACTGCCGATTATTGGCTTAGGAATGGTGGAGAGTGCACTAAAGCAACGTCGTCGCAAACCGATAGTCATGATTGATTTAGCAGTACCCCGTGACATTGAGCCCGAAATTAGCCGCTTAAGTGACATCTACTTGTATACAGTCGATGATTTAGGCGTGATGATTCAAACGGGCGCCTCTTTACGCCAAGCGGCAGTGAGTCAAGCTGAAGTCATTATTGAAGATCGTGTTGGTAATTTCATGCACTGGATGCAAGGTCGCAAGACGATCCCGCTGATTCAGGATATTCAACAGCAAGGCGAACACCTCAGACAACTTGAACTAGATCGCGCCATGAAAAGATTGATGCGTGGTGAGGATCCCCAAGAGGTACTTAACGCTATGGCACAAGGTCTAACTAATAAGTTCCTACATGGCTCATTACATGCTCTACAACATTCCAATGGCGCTGAGCGTGACGCCCTGATTAAGTTGCTTCCTAAATTATTCGCCTCGCACTCCAAGCCAGAAGACCATTAG
- a CDS encoding uracil-DNA glycosylase produces MHSFSAADIPEDWRALFGDYFESPEWQTLQTNLRVKLNKEVEKICPEPQNFFKVLTLTPLNQVKVVILGQDPYHSPGLAQGLAFSIPSHIPTNSRQFPSSLRNISKALALEGFGALPNGDLHSWAEQGVLLLNTALSVKLGEAGSHANLGWKSLIDRLISGLAQQKPNLVWMLWGGHAQSKLPLIEAAQDQLILQSSHPSGLGVYKTDRPFLEPGAKTSCRHFTKANEWLIAKQQSPIQWVDSHASYTDKDLFSLRS; encoded by the coding sequence ATGCATTCATTTTCTGCGGCTGATATTCCGGAAGATTGGCGAGCCCTATTCGGAGATTATTTTGAATCTCCTGAGTGGCAAACTCTGCAGACTAATCTGAGAGTCAAGCTCAATAAAGAGGTCGAGAAGATTTGTCCGGAGCCGCAGAATTTCTTCAAAGTACTCACTCTGACTCCGCTGAATCAAGTGAAGGTGGTCATCTTGGGGCAGGATCCGTATCACTCCCCCGGTCTTGCTCAGGGCCTGGCCTTTTCTATTCCGAGCCATATTCCAACAAATTCTCGCCAGTTTCCGAGTTCTTTGCGCAATATCAGTAAAGCGCTGGCGCTAGAGGGTTTTGGCGCTCTTCCCAATGGCGATCTTCATAGTTGGGCTGAGCAAGGCGTCCTGCTTCTCAATACCGCTCTCAGCGTTAAATTAGGTGAAGCAGGCAGTCATGCCAACCTAGGCTGGAAATCCCTTATCGATAGACTTATTAGTGGCTTGGCGCAGCAAAAGCCCAATCTGGTTTGGATGCTGTGGGGTGGCCATGCCCAATCCAAGCTACCCCTGATTGAGGCTGCCCAAGATCAATTGATTCTTCAATCCTCCCACCCCTCTGGGCTGGGGGTCTATAAAACAGATCGACCCTTTCTAGAGCCAGGTGCAAAGACAAGTTGTAGGCACTTTACTAAAGCCAATGAGTGGCTAATTGCAAAACAGCAGTCACCGATTCAGTGGGTTGATAGCCATGCAAGTTATACGGATAAAGACTTATTTTCGCTACGCAGTTAA
- a CDS encoding M61 family metallopeptidase, which produces MNKLNTSDLPAIHYTIWSADLHGHRFHVKLHIQNPSPNGQILQMPAWIPGSYLIRDFSKQIETIEAFSLDQPNEALVLERIDNDQWRLPKLTGAVEILTTVYAFDSSVRAAYLDTERAFINPSSLCLAVKGQESLPCAVVLIPPKDSHANTWTVQTGLQPAKVDDQGYGFYLAKNYDDLLDHPVAMGEFQIAYWQSNGVSHAMAIQGCIHEVDLERLAKDLQAICTCTINLFEPKTKKAPFQNYLFLVNAVLSGYGGLEHRNSTALLCRRDQIPQLNTPLDDASYREFLGLCSHEYFHAWLVKRIQPKAFQPYQLDRRNHTRLLWLFEGFTSYYDDLQLFRSKRIDLKTYLKLVANNWNGILRGPGRLKQSLADSSFDAWTKYYQADENTPNAVVSYYGKGALLALGLDLKIRAFTSNRQSLDDLMRLIWQRHGVTLDGIAEDGLDDLMRILLGAGFNTTWNEFKSRYIFGAEDIPIQKWIDSKFITVKQKEHSKLEQIKLQFGMRYAEVGGWLKVTHVLDGGAAQLAGLAAGDLLASINGERITSARWDNVLSSLITGQIIQICFYRDDLEHECMTVLEDDQIPSQYTLTPAE; this is translated from the coding sequence ATGAACAAATTAAATACCTCTGATCTACCAGCAATCCATTACACCATTTGGTCGGCGGATTTACACGGTCACCGCTTTCATGTGAAGTTACACATTCAGAATCCTTCGCCGAATGGACAGATTCTGCAAATGCCTGCCTGGATTCCGGGAAGCTATTTGATACGCGATTTCAGCAAGCAAATTGAAACGATCGAAGCGTTTTCGCTTGATCAGCCGAATGAAGCGCTGGTCTTAGAGCGAATCGATAATGATCAGTGGCGCTTGCCTAAGCTCACTGGTGCAGTAGAAATCCTCACAACAGTATATGCATTTGATTCTTCCGTACGGGCCGCCTATCTAGATACTGAGCGTGCTTTTATCAATCCAAGCAGTCTATGTTTAGCAGTCAAGGGGCAGGAGTCTTTACCGTGCGCTGTAGTGTTGATTCCACCTAAAGATAGCCATGCAAATACCTGGACTGTTCAGACAGGCCTACAGCCAGCCAAAGTAGATGACCAAGGTTACGGCTTTTACCTCGCTAAAAATTATGATGATCTCTTAGATCATCCGGTTGCGATGGGTGAGTTTCAGATTGCGTATTGGCAATCCAATGGCGTGTCACACGCTATGGCTATTCAAGGCTGTATTCATGAAGTGGATCTGGAGCGCCTAGCAAAAGATCTTCAGGCAATCTGTACCTGCACAATTAACCTCTTTGAACCAAAGACTAAGAAAGCACCTTTCCAGAATTACTTATTTTTGGTGAATGCAGTCCTCTCTGGATATGGCGGACTCGAGCATCGCAATAGCACAGCTCTTCTATGTCGTCGTGATCAAATTCCTCAATTGAATACCCCATTAGATGATGCATCTTATCGTGAGTTTCTAGGTCTCTGTAGCCATGAATACTTCCATGCCTGGTTAGTCAAACGCATTCAGCCAAAAGCATTTCAACCCTATCAACTCGATCGCAGAAACCATACTCGTTTACTGTGGTTATTTGAAGGCTTTACTAGTTACTACGATGACTTGCAATTGTTCCGCAGCAAACGTATCGATCTCAAAACCTACCTCAAGTTAGTTGCTAACAATTGGAATGGTATTTTGCGTGGGCCAGGCAGACTCAAGCAAAGCCTTGCAGATAGCTCTTTTGATGCATGGACTAAGTATTACCAAGCCGACGAGAACACACCTAACGCAGTCGTTAGCTATTACGGCAAGGGTGCCTTGCTCGCTTTAGGTTTAGATCTCAAGATTCGGGCTTTTACAAGTAATCGCCAATCCCTAGATGATTTGATGCGTCTCATCTGGCAAAGACATGGAGTCACGCTTGATGGGATTGCCGAAGATGGCTTAGATGACTTAATGCGAATACTGCTGGGTGCAGGTTTTAATACAACTTGGAATGAATTTAAGTCTCGATACATTTTTGGCGCTGAAGACATTCCCATTCAGAAATGGATTGATTCCAAATTCATTACGGTTAAACAAAAAGAGCATTCCAAACTAGAGCAAATAAAACTTCAGTTCGGAATGCGCTATGCTGAAGTAGGTGGTTGGCTCAAGGTGACTCACGTTCTCGATGGCGGAGCTGCACAATTAGCCGGTCTAGCCGCTGGAGATCTTTTAGCTAGCATCAATGGTGAGCGTATTACTTCTGCTCGCTGGGATAACGTTTTATCTAGCTTGATCACAGGGCAAATCATTCAGATTTGCTTTTACCGAGATGACTTAGAACATGAGTGCATGACTGTTCTTGAGGATGATCAAATTCCAAGCCAATACACGCTCACGCCAGCTGAGTGA
- a CDS encoding DsbC family protein, whose product MNKLFSTVSIACFLTISVGVVHAQSDQQVRSELQKKIGQNTKIKSVSQSPIPGIYEVLVGNEVFYTDANSKYLIQGEIIEIATGKNITEQKQADLNRIKWSELNPSNALKAVRGNGSRQLAIFSDPNCGYCKRLEKSLQQLDNVTIYIYLIPILSADSAQKSKQIWCSADPQKTYIDWMINGIAPSGKSDCTTPLDKNMAFAKTYGITGTPTIFFTDGSRFPGAVQITDIEKKFSSLK is encoded by the coding sequence TTGAATAAATTATTTTCTACTGTTTCTATAGCTTGCTTTCTCACTATTTCAGTAGGAGTAGTGCATGCTCAATCAGATCAACAAGTCCGATCTGAACTACAAAAGAAGATTGGCCAAAATACGAAAATCAAAAGCGTTTCTCAATCTCCCATTCCCGGCATCTACGAAGTGTTGGTTGGAAATGAGGTTTTTTATACCGATGCCAATAGCAAATATTTAATCCAAGGCGAAATTATTGAGATCGCTACCGGGAAAAATATAACCGAGCAAAAACAGGCAGACCTCAATCGCATCAAATGGTCTGAACTCAATCCATCAAATGCTTTAAAAGCAGTACGCGGTAATGGTAGTCGACAGTTAGCTATTTTCTCTGACCCGAATTGCGGTTACTGCAAGCGTTTAGAAAAATCCTTACAGCAACTAGATAATGTGACGATCTATATCTACCTTATCCCGATTCTGTCAGCCGACTCTGCGCAAAAGTCGAAACAAATTTGGTGCTCTGCCGATCCCCAGAAAACCTACATCGATTGGATGATTAATGGCATTGCGCCTAGTGGTAAAAGCGACTGCACTACGCCTTTAGATAAAAACATGGCCTTTGCCAAAACCTATGGCATTACAGGTACACCTACTATTTTCTTTACTGATGGCAGCCGCTTTCCCGGCGCTGTTCAGATCACCGATATTGAAAAGAAATTTAGTAGTCTGAAGTAA